The following proteins come from a genomic window of Malus domestica chromosome 02, GDT2T_hap1:
- the LOC103448499 gene encoding GDP-fucose transporter 1-like, with product MSAIRVDSAKPYFATSSLVIGYALCSSLLAVINKFAITKFNYPGLLTALQYLTSALGVWVLGKSGFLHHDPFTWQTAKKFLPAALVFYLAIFTNTNLLRHANVDTFIVFRSCTPLLVALADTAFRKQPIPSKLTFVSLLIILGGAVGYVATDSGFTLTAYSWAFAYLVTITTEMVYIKHMVTNLGLNTWGFVLYNNLLSLMMAPPFWIITGEYSDVFAALGSNAADFFEPGALFAVSLSCVFGLLISFFGFAARKAISATAFTVTGVVNKFLTVAINVLIWDKHASPFGLLCLLLTIVGGVLYQQSVTGVSSAPSPRETTASKQALSESDGDDFSEENQVKVISGRLASK from the coding sequence ATGTCTGCGATTAGAGTCGATTCCGCTAAGCCGTATTTCGCTACGAGCAGTCTAGTGATTGGGTATGCTCTCTGTTCTAGCTTATTAGCCGTGATAAACAAGTTTGCCATTACCAAATTCAACTACCCTGGCCTTTTGACTGCATTGCAGTACCTTACTTCTGCTTTGGGAGTTTGGGTCTTGGGGAAGTCGGGATTTTTGCACCACGATCCCTTCACATGGCAGACGGCGAAGAAGTTTTTACCTGCTGCACTTGTGTTCTACCTTGCCATCTTTACCAACACCAATCTTCTTCGCCATGCCAATGTGGATACTTTTATAGTGTTTAGATCCTGCACACCCCTTTTGGTTGCGTTGGCGGATACTGCGTTTAGGAAACAGCCTATCCCGTCGAAGCTTACCTTTGTGTCGTTGTTGATCATTTTGGGTGGAGCTGTTGGTTATGTGGCCACAGATTCGGGTTTTACTTTAACTGCGTATTCATGGGCGTTTGCTTACTTGGTGACCATTACCACTGAGATGGTTTATATTAAGCATATGGTCACGAATCTCGGGTTGAACACTTGGGGGTTTGTGTTGTACAACAATCTTTTGTCACTGATGATGGCTCCACCATTTTGGATAATTACCGGAGAGTATTCTGATGTGTTTGCTGCCTTGGGGTCGAATGCTGCGGATTTCTTTGAACCTGGTGCACTTTTCGCGGTCTCATTGTCGTGTGTGTTTGGATTGCTCATCAGTTTCTTTGGGTTTGCAGCAAGGAAGGCAATCTCTGCTACTGCATTTACCGTGACTGGTGTTGTGAACAAGTTTCTTACGGTTGCAATCAATGTGCTAATTTGGGATAAGCATGCTAGTCCATTCGGTTTGCTCTGTCTCCTCTTAACAATCGTAGGGGGTGTTCTTTATCAGCAGTCCGTAACTGGAGTAAGCAGTGCTCCATCACCACGTGAAACAACAGCATCTAAGCAGGCTCTCAGTGAGAGTGATGGTGATGACTTTTCCGAAGAAAATCAAGTGAAGGTAAtttccggaagacttgcttccAAGTGA
- the LOC103452421 gene encoding pentatricopeptide repeat-containing protein At1g08070, chloroplastic-like → MAAPLSLHHIRPPFNSDIPVSYTKPTTATAIAATAAVATVTKNPIEPHPCLTLLDKCSTMSELKQIHAQLLRTGLFFDAFTASKVVAFSALEGSGSLRYARLVLNQIPNPTTYTCNSVIRGYTNKDLNRDAILFYQEMILQGWVPDSFTFPSLFKSCGDLREGKQLHCHSTKFGFASDSYIQNTLMNMYANCGCLVSARKVFDKMTEKSVVSWATMIDAYAKWDKPVEALKLFERMESENVDPNEVTLVNVLTACARARDLDMAKRVHRYIDDYGFGSHLKLNTALLDVYCKCGCVSLARNLFDTMREKNLFSWNIMINGHVEDSNYDEAFLLFREMQLKGEKGDQVTMVSLLLACSHLGALELGKWLHAYIEKEKIKVDVALGTTLVDMYAKCGSIDDALEVFRKLPEKDVMTWTALISGFAMCGQGRKALEHFHEMQKSGVKPDAITFVGVLAACSHAGLVDEGISHFNSMSEVYGIQPSIEHYGGMVDILGRAGRIAEAEELIRKMQMPPDRFVLGGLLGACRVHGNLEAAERVARQLLELDPNDDGAYVLLSNLYSSMKKWDEAKRIRALMAERNVKKAPGCSLIEVDGIVHEFVKGDSSHPQTTSIYEMLEDMISRLKKAGYVPERSEVLLDIDEEEKETALSLHSEKLAIAFGLISTKPRTTIRVVKNLRVCSDCHTATKLISKVYNREIIVRDRNRFHRFRDGSCSCKDFW, encoded by the coding sequence CACGGCCGCCGTCGCGACCGTCACCAAAAACCCAATTGAACCGCACCCATGTCTCACATTACTAGACAAATGCTCTACGATGTCCGAGCTCAAGCAAATCCACGCCCAACTTCTCCGAACCGGGCTCTTCTTCGACGCCTTCACCGCCAGCAAAGTCGTCGCCTTTTCGGCTCTGGAAGGCTCGGGGAGCCTCCGTTATGCCCGTTTAGTCCTAAACCAAATCCCCAATCCCACCACTTATACTTGTAACTCGGTTATCCGTGGTTATACTAACAAGGATTTGAACCGGGACGCCATTCTTTTCTACCAAGAAATGATTTTGCAAGGTTGGGTGCCTGACAGTTTCACATTCCCATCTCTGTTCAAGTCGTGCGGGGATTTGCGTGAGGGAAAACAACTGCATTGCCACTCTACGAAGTTCGGTTTCGCTTCGGATTCATACATTCAGAACACCCTGATGAACATGTATGCGAATTGTGGTTGTTTGGTCTCCGCTCGGAAGGTGTTCGACAAAATGACTGAGAAGAGTGTGGTTTCTTGGGCAACCATGATTGACGCGTATGCGAAATGGGATAAACccgttgaagctttgaagttattTGAGAGGATGGAGAGTGAAAATGTGGATCCTAATGAGGTTACTTTGGTTAACGTCTTGACTGCATGTGCGAGGGCGAGGGATTTAGACATGGCGAAAAGGGTGCACCGATACATTGATGATTACGGTTTTGGGAGCCATTTAAAGCTCAATACGGCTCTCTTGGATGTTTATTGCAAGTGTGGATGTGTATCGCTTGCTCGAAATTTGTTTGACACGATGCGGGAGAAGAACTTGTTCAGTTGGAACATCATGATCAACGGACATGTTGAGGACAGTAACTACGATGAAGCGTTCCTCCTCTTTCGTGAAATGCAGCTCAAAGGAGAAAAGGGAGATCAGGTGACTATGGTGAGTTTGTTGCTTGCTTGCAGCCATTTGGGTGCTTTAGAGCTTGGTAAGTGGTTGCATGCCTATatagaaaaggagaaaattaaGGTTGACGTTGCCCTTGGGACGACGCTtgttgacatgtatgcaaaatgtGGGAGCATAGACGATGCATTGGAGGTTTTCCGAAAGCTGCCTGAGAAGGATGTTATGACTTGGACAGCGTTGATTTCCGGTTTTGCGATGTGTGGACAAGGAAGGAAGGCTTTGGAGCATTTCCATGAGATGCAGAAGAGTGGGGTGAAACCAGATGCAATAACATTTGTTGGGGTATTGGCTGCTTGTAGTCATGCTGGATTAGTAGACGAGGGGATTTCGCATTTTAACTCAATGTCTGAAGTGTATGGCATTCAACCTAGCATTGAACACTATGGTGGTATGGTTGACATATTAGGCCGAGCTGGTCGCATTGCCGAAGCAGAGGAGTTGATTCGGAAGATGCAAATGCCGCCGGATCGTTTTGTTTTGGGAGGGCTTCTTGGTGCCTGCAGAGTCCATGGCAACCTTGAGGCTGCAGAAAGAGTTGCTCGACAGCTTCTAGAACTTGACCCGAACGATGATGGGGCGTATGTGCTTCTATCAAACTTATATAGCTCTATGAAGAAGTGGGATGAGGCCAAAAGAATCAGGGCACTCATGGCAGAAAGAAATGTAAAGAAAGCTCCAGGTTGCAGTCTGATTGAGGTTGATGGCATTGTCCATGAATTTGTGAAGGGCGATTCATCTCACCCGCAAACAACAAGTATCTATGAAATGCTGGAAGATATGATCAGCCGGTTGAAGAAAGCCGGTTATGTTCCTGAGAGATCCGAGGTGTTGTTGGATATAGATGAGGAAGAGAAGGAGACTGCACTCAGCCTCCACAGTGAAAAGCTGGCAATTGCATTTGGGCTCATAAGCACAAAACCGAGGACAACAATACGAGTTGTGAAAAACCTCAGAGTATGCAGCGATTGCCACACTGCAACCAAGCTCATCTCGAAAGTTTACAACAGAGAAATAATCGTGCGGGACAGAAACCGCTTTCATCGGTTTAGGGACGGATCTTGTTCTTGTAAGGATTTCTGGTGA